The following are from one region of the Candidatus Kapaibacterium thiocyanatum genome:
- a CDS encoding phospho-N-acetylmuramoyl-pentapeptide-transferase, with product MLYYLAYWLKGITDIPGINLFQYVTFRAAAAAILALLISLFLGPKIIRALKRRQIGEQAKSELQQVGRHSLKAGTPTMGGLIVLASVLIPTILWANILNMFVILAVFTMASLGAVGFLDDYLKVIKKLPKGLIGRYKIVGQVLTGLVVGGTIYFFPEWFSSSFESVRTLTTIPFAKHLNFDFGILYIPVVIFLITATSNAVNLTDGLDGLCIGTVGVSALALAVIAYMSGNAFFADYLTIMHLRGTDELTIFCAAIVGAAMGFLWYNAYPAQVFMGDTGSLALGGAIGVLCILIKKEFLLPIVGGVFFAETLSVIVQVLYFKYTKKRFGEGRRIFLMAPLHHHFEKSGWHEAKIVTRFYIVAIMLAIVTMASFKVR from the coding sequence ATGCTCTACTATCTCGCCTACTGGTTGAAGGGAATCACCGACATTCCCGGCATCAACCTGTTCCAGTACGTCACCTTCCGCGCAGCCGCGGCGGCCATCCTGGCATTGCTGATCTCGCTCTTCCTCGGACCGAAGATCATCCGTGCACTCAAGCGCCGCCAGATCGGTGAGCAGGCGAAGTCCGAACTCCAGCAGGTCGGACGCCATTCCCTCAAGGCCGGCACGCCGACGATGGGCGGTCTGATCGTCCTCGCCTCCGTGCTGATTCCCACGATACTGTGGGCGAACATCCTCAACATGTTCGTCATCCTCGCCGTCTTCACGATGGCATCGCTCGGTGCCGTAGGATTTCTCGACGACTATCTGAAAGTCATCAAGAAACTGCCGAAGGGGCTGATCGGACGCTACAAGATCGTCGGCCAGGTCCTCACCGGCCTCGTCGTCGGCGGAACGATCTACTTCTTCCCCGAGTGGTTCTCGTCGTCCTTCGAAAGCGTACGCACGCTCACCACCATTCCGTTCGCCAAGCATCTCAACTTCGACTTCGGCATCCTCTATATCCCCGTCGTCATCTTCCTCATCACGGCCACGTCGAATGCCGTCAATCTCACCGACGGTCTCGACGGCCTGTGCATCGGCACCGTAGGCGTCAGCGCCCTGGCACTCGCAGTGATCGCCTACATGAGCGGCAACGCGTTCTTCGCCGACTATCTGACGATCATGCACCTGCGCGGCACGGACGAGCTGACGATCTTCTGCGCAGCCATCGTCGGTGCTGCCATGGGCTTCCTGTGGTACAACGCCTATCCTGCCCAGGTCTTCATGGGCGACACCGGCTCCCTCGCTCTCGGCGGAGCCATCGGTGTGCTCTGCATCCTCATCAAGAAGGAATTCCTCCTTCCCATCGTCGGTGGCGTCTTCTTCGCGGAAACGCTGTCCGTCATCGTCCAGGTCCTGTACTTCAAGTACACCAAGAAGCGGTTCGGTGAGGGGCGACGTATCTTCCTGATGGCACCACTCCATCATCACTTCGAGAAAAGCGGCTGGCACGAAGCCAAGATCGTCACACGCTTCTACATCGTCGCCATCATGCTCGCCATCGTCACGATGGCATCGTTCAAGGTGAGGTGA
- a CDS encoding 16S rRNA (cytosine(1402)-N(4))-methyltransferase, with product MARLEESTYHVPVMATECLDMLRIRPDGTYCDGTLGGGGHTSLILERLNDEGRLYSFDADDVAIRHCTERFADELARGDDSRLILVHTNFEEMPDVMRDKRRVDGILLDLGVSSYQFDHHGRGFSFRQQAPLDMRFTAEGETAADILNTRDEAEIARILFDYGEDPSARRIAAAIVQRRRIAAIRTTIDVRDIVVGIIPPQHQPRTMARVFQALRIAVNRELERLEHVLVSMIPLLAPGGRLVVMSYHSLEDRIVKNVFRDHGRDVLTILTKRPIEPSSEEIARNPRSRSARLRVAEKTAGER from the coding sequence ATGGCACGGCTGGAAGAATCGACGTATCACGTCCCCGTCATGGCCACGGAATGTCTGGACATGCTCCGCATCCGGCCGGATGGAACGTACTGTGATGGTACACTGGGCGGCGGTGGCCACACATCGCTGATCCTGGAGCGATTGAACGACGAAGGACGGCTGTATTCGTTCGATGCCGACGACGTCGCCATCCGTCATTGCACGGAGCGCTTCGCCGACGAGCTCGCACGCGGTGACGACAGCCGCCTCATCCTCGTCCATACCAACTTCGAAGAGATGCCGGACGTGATGCGGGACAAGCGTCGGGTCGACGGCATCCTTCTCGATCTTGGGGTGAGCTCCTACCAGTTCGACCATCATGGCCGTGGTTTCTCGTTCCGGCAGCAGGCTCCCCTCGACATGCGCTTCACCGCAGAAGGCGAGACGGCAGCCGACATCCTGAACACACGCGACGAAGCGGAAATAGCGCGGATCCTCTTCGATTACGGCGAGGATCCATCCGCACGCCGCATCGCGGCCGCCATCGTGCAGCGACGCCGCATCGCGGCCATCCGCACGACCATCGACGTTCGCGACATCGTCGTAGGCATCATTCCACCCCAGCATCAGCCCAGGACCATGGCGCGCGTCTTCCAAGCGCTGCGCATCGCCGTCAACCGGGAGCTCGAGCGGCTGGAGCATGTCCTGGTGAGCATGATTCCCCTGCTCGCACCGGGTGGACGCCTCGTCGTGATGAGCTATCACTCGCTCGAGGACCGCATCGTCAAGAACGTCTTCCGTGATCACGGACGTGATGTCCTGACCATCCTCACCAAGCGTCCCATCGAACCGTCGTCCGAAGAAATCGCCCGCAATCCCCGCTCCAGGAGCGCCCGACTGCGCGTCGCGGAAAAAACAGCCGGCGAAAGGTAA
- a CDS encoding bacillithiol biosynthesis deacetylase BshB1 — translation MSVDVLVLSAHPDDAELACSGTIRKLTKEGRTVAFVDATRGELGTRGTPELREKEAAAASEILGVHIRECLDMTDGAIMHTDENIRRVAGAIRAHRPTLMLIPPPFERHPDHEAVHRLARAAAFVAGLAKVEIARDGVVLEPHRPKRLLCFQQQYDFPRLPDLYVDISETFEDKMRSIRAFSSQFHLPELYASDEPSTFISRPEFLEEIEARSRYYGSRIGVAHAEAFLAVEPLGVSSLSVLL, via the coding sequence ATGAGTGTCGACGTCCTCGTTCTGTCGGCCCACCCCGACGATGCTGAACTGGCCTGCTCGGGTACGATCAGGAAGCTCACGAAGGAAGGCCGCACGGTCGCCTTCGTCGACGCAACGCGTGGCGAACTGGGTACGCGCGGCACGCCCGAACTCCGCGAGAAAGAAGCCGCGGCAGCATCCGAGATCCTCGGCGTCCATATCCGCGAATGTCTCGACATGACTGACGGCGCCATCATGCATACGGACGAGAACATCCGTCGCGTGGCAGGTGCCATCCGCGCACATCGTCCGACCCTGATGCTCATTCCCCCGCCATTCGAACGTCATCCCGACCACGAAGCCGTACATCGTCTCGCACGGGCCGCGGCCTTCGTCGCCGGACTGGCCAAGGTGGAGATAGCGAGAGACGGAGTCGTGCTGGAACCACACCGTCCGAAACGTCTGCTCTGCTTCCAGCAGCAGTACGACTTCCCGCGTCTGCCGGATCTGTATGTCGATATCTCGGAAACGTTCGAGGACAAGATGCGCTCCATCCGCGCCTTTTCGTCGCAGTTCCATCTGCCCGAACTGTATGCGTCGGACGAACCGTCCACCTTCATCTCCCGCCCGGAATTCCTGGAAGAGATCGAGGCACGTTCGCGCTACTACGGAAGCCGTATCGGCGTGGCCCATGCGGAAGCGTTCCTGGCCGTCGAACCTCTCGGCGTTTCATCCCTTTCCGTCCTGCTCTGA
- a CDS encoding ribose 5-phosphate isomerase B: MTLSIGSDHAGFAYKEALKAMLIADGHDVIDVGTHSTESTDYPDYGVAAARLVQNGTAEFGVLVCGSGIGIAMAADKVKGIRAANCTSVEMARLARMHNNANMVAVGERLVSEELAKEIVRTFLSTPFEGGRHERRVAKIHTLGDIG; this comes from the coding sequence ATGACGCTCAGCATCGGTTCGGATCATGCAGGATTCGCCTACAAGGAAGCCCTCAAGGCCATGCTCATCGCGGACGGTCATGACGTGATCGACGTCGGAACGCATTCCACGGAATCCACCGACTATCCCGACTACGGTGTGGCGGCAGCTCGCCTCGTCCAGAACGGTACGGCGGAGTTCGGAGTCCTCGTCTGCGGTAGCGGCATCGGCATCGCCATGGCCGCCGACAAGGTCAAGGGTATCCGCGCGGCGAATTGCACGAGCGTGGAAATGGCACGCCTGGCACGCATGCACAACAATGCCAACATGGTCGCCGTAGGCGAACGCCTGGTCAGTGAAGAGCTGGCCAAGGAGATCGTCCGCACCTTCCTCTCGACTCCCTTCGAAGGCGGCCGTCACGAGCGCCGCGTGGCCAAGATCCATACACTGGGAGACATCGGATGA
- a CDS encoding deoxyuridine 5'-triphosphate nucleotidohydrolase, protein MNLQINITRLPHAADLPLPSYATSGAAGMDVHAAVDQALVVQPGSIALVPTGLVMAIPKGFECQVRSRSGLAARNGVFALNAPGTIDSDYRGEVKVILANISGDPFTIERGSRIAQLVVARHEQVEWRAVEAVDATERGSGGFGSTGVHP, encoded by the coding sequence ATGAATCTCCAGATCAACATCACACGGCTGCCCCACGCGGCAGACCTTCCACTGCCCTCCTACGCTACGTCGGGTGCGGCCGGTATGGACGTCCATGCGGCCGTCGACCAGGCCCTCGTCGTCCAGCCGGGCTCCATTGCCCTCGTTCCGACCGGACTCGTCATGGCCATCCCGAAAGGATTCGAATGCCAGGTACGTTCCAGAAGTGGCCTCGCGGCCAGGAACGGCGTCTTCGCACTCAACGCACCGGGTACGATCGACAGCGACTATCGCGGTGAAGTGAAGGTCATTCTCGCCAACATTTCAGGTGATCCGTTCACCATCGAACGTGGATCACGTATCGCCCAACTCGTCGTGGCACGCCACGAGCAGGTGGAGTGGCGCGCCGTGGAGGCCGTCGACGCCACCGAACGCGGCAGCGGCGGATTCGGCAGCACAGGAGTACATCCATGA
- a CDS encoding ribonuclease H: MAAAKNKWYVVWHGHNSGVYDSWEACKAQIHGVPGAKYKAFPSRAEAEAALEESAHLHVGAGTRKPAKPRTFKEGDGPRLPSLSVDAACDMTTGVMEYRGVDTATGVELFRMGPFQDSTNNIGEFLAVVHALGLLKQKGSSVPIYSDSRTALSWLRHKHAKTTVARTAGNADVFELLDRAERWLNTNTWPNVVLKWETERWGENPADFGRK, translated from the coding sequence ATGGCAGCAGCAAAGAACAAATGGTACGTCGTGTGGCATGGCCACAATTCCGGCGTCTACGATTCATGGGAGGCCTGCAAGGCACAGATTCACGGTGTGCCGGGTGCCAAGTACAAGGCCTTTCCCAGCCGTGCGGAAGCCGAAGCGGCACTGGAGGAATCGGCCCATCTGCACGTAGGCGCAGGAACGAGGAAACCCGCGAAACCACGCACCTTCAAGGAAGGCGATGGCCCCCGTCTGCCGAGTCTTTCCGTCGATGCGGCATGCGACATGACGACGGGTGTCATGGAGTATCGCGGTGTGGATACCGCCACCGGCGTGGAACTTTTCAGGATGGGCCCGTTCCAGGACAGCACGAACAACATCGGTGAATTCCTCGCCGTCGTCCACGCACTGGGCCTCCTCAAGCAGAAGGGGTCGTCCGTTCCGATCTACAGCGACAGCCGGACGGCACTCTCGTGGCTGCGGCACAAGCATGCCAAGACCACCGTAGCCCGTACGGCAGGCAATGCCGACGTGTTCGAACTCCTCGACCGTGCGGAGCGCTGGCTGAACACGAATACGTGGCCCAACGTCGTGCTCAAATGGGAGACGGAGCGCTGGGGCGAGAATCCGGCCGACTTCGGACGGAAGTAG
- a CDS encoding magnesium chelatase gives MYARTISASVFGIDAFRIEVETHIDTGLPGFQIVGLPDSAVRESRERVMAAIKNSGYDIPARKIMVNLAPADVRKEGSAFDLPVAVGILAAYMKVVPKDLDGTVMLGELAFDGSLRTIHGVLPIALAMRGRRIRRMIVPVRNAGEAAIVDGVDVIPVSTLVEALEYLEGSRAIEPYHVDVDRMFETSPSVQMPDIHDVKGQEAVKRAMEVAAAGGHNMIMVGPPGAGKTMLAKRIATILPPLSLAEALETTKIHSVAGLLPSGTAMVTQRPFRAPHHTISDAALVGGGVGVVRAGEISLAHHGVLFLDEVPEFQRNVLEVLRQPLEDKYISIARSKMSVEYPANFMLVCSMNPCPCGQFGNAHQECTCSQHDIQRYMSRISGPLLDRIDIHVDVPAVRIHELAGTGQGETSAVIRGRVVHARRRQAARFERSPHLHKNADMSGKDVERYCRLDEESLNQLRTAMTRLGLSARAYDRILKVSRTIADLAGTDAIDVGHVREAIQYRSLDRPYWNG, from the coding sequence ATGTATGCACGGACCATCTCCGCTTCGGTCTTCGGTATCGATGCCTTCCGCATCGAAGTGGAAACGCACATCGATACGGGGCTACCCGGATTCCAGATCGTCGGTCTTCCGGATTCGGCGGTTCGTGAATCGCGCGAGCGGGTCATGGCCGCCATCAAGAACAGTGGCTACGACATACCGGCACGCAAGATCATGGTCAATCTCGCCCCTGCGGACGTCCGCAAGGAAGGCAGTGCCTTCGATCTGCCCGTTGCCGTCGGCATTCTCGCCGCCTACATGAAGGTCGTGCCGAAGGACCTGGACGGAACGGTCATGCTCGGTGAACTGGCATTCGATGGATCGCTGCGCACGATACATGGCGTATTGCCCATCGCCCTGGCGATGCGCGGACGTCGCATCCGCAGGATGATCGTCCCCGTCCGGAATGCCGGTGAAGCCGCCATCGTCGACGGTGTGGACGTCATACCGGTCTCGACACTCGTGGAGGCGCTGGAATATCTGGAGGGCAGCCGGGCCATCGAACCGTACCACGTGGACGTCGACCGAATGTTCGAGACGTCACCATCGGTGCAGATGCCGGATATCCACGACGTGAAAGGACAGGAAGCGGTGAAGCGGGCGATGGAGGTCGCGGCTGCAGGTGGCCATAACATGATCATGGTCGGTCCACCCGGTGCGGGCAAGACGATGCTCGCGAAGCGCATCGCCACGATATTGCCGCCATTGTCCCTTGCCGAAGCGCTGGAGACGACGAAGATCCATTCCGTGGCGGGGCTGCTTCCGTCCGGTACGGCCATGGTGACGCAGCGGCCATTCCGCGCGCCGCACCATACCATCAGCGATGCCGCACTGGTCGGAGGAGGTGTAGGTGTGGTTCGGGCAGGGGAGATATCGCTGGCACATCATGGAGTGCTCTTTCTCGACGAAGTGCCCGAGTTCCAGCGGAACGTGCTCGAAGTCCTTCGTCAGCCACTCGAGGACAAGTACATCAGCATCGCACGTTCGAAGATGAGCGTCGAATATCCGGCCAACTTCATGCTCGTCTGTTCCATGAATCCATGTCCGTGCGGCCAGTTCGGCAATGCCCATCAGGAATGCACCTGTTCCCAGCACGACATCCAGCGTTACATGTCCAGGATCTCGGGACCCCTGCTGGACCGTATCGACATCCATGTGGACGTACCTGCCGTACGTATTCATGAACTGGCCGGAACGGGACAGGGTGAAACCAGTGCCGTGATTCGCGGCAGGGTCGTCCATGCCAGGCGCAGGCAGGCGGCGCGCTTCGAACGGAGTCCACACCTGCACAAGAATGCCGATATGTCGGGCAAGGACGTGGAACGGTATTGCCGTCTGGATGAGGAAAGCCTGAACCAGCTCAGAACGGCGATGACCAGGCTCGGACTGTCCGCCAGAGCCTATGACCGCATCCTGAAGGTCTCGAGAACCATCGCCGATCTGGCAGGTACCGATGCCATCGATGTCGGACATGTCCGGGAAGCCATCCAGTATCGCAGTCTGGACCGTCCGTACTGGAACGGATGA
- a CDS encoding dTDP-4-dehydrorhamnose reductase, with translation MTITIIGAGSMTAGALIPMLLDETDATLHLITSRELPYAHDRVETSILDITDRNALKEAILGRLPNVIVNTAALTNVDKCETDRGLAWSLNVTLVEQLARMARIADAHLVHFSTDYVFDGQKGPYSELDTPHPINYYGKSKLAGENVCLGSGIPSTVVRTNVVYGPDGDRPDFVRWVLQSIDAGIAIRVVNDQYSNPTYAEDLAEAVTRIIRRRRTGLYHVGGADYMTRYDFALKIATMFKLDASLISPVSTNELQQAARRPVHGGLVTLKAETDLMMKMSSVESGLASLRHKLVTKQQRPPLPER, from the coding sequence ATGACCATAACCATCATCGGCGCAGGCAGCATGACCGCAGGAGCGTTGATTCCGATGCTGCTGGATGAAACGGACGCCACACTGCATCTCATAACGTCACGCGAACTACCGTATGCGCATGACCGTGTGGAGACGAGCATCCTGGACATCACGGACCGGAACGCCCTGAAGGAAGCCATCCTTGGCCGACTCCCCAACGTCATCGTCAACACCGCGGCTCTCACGAACGTCGACAAATGCGAGACCGACCGCGGACTGGCATGGAGCCTGAACGTCACACTCGTAGAACAACTCGCACGCATGGCTCGCATCGCCGACGCCCATCTCGTCCACTTCAGTACGGACTACGTCTTCGACGGGCAGAAGGGACCATACTCCGAACTCGACACGCCTCATCCGATCAATTATTACGGCAAATCGAAGCTGGCGGGCGAGAACGTCTGCCTCGGTTCGGGCATCCCGTCGACCGTCGTCAGGACCAATGTCGTCTATGGCCCCGACGGCGACCGTCCGGACTTCGTCCGCTGGGTACTCCAGTCCATCGACGCCGGCATTGCCATCCGCGTCGTCAACGACCAGTATTCGAATCCGACGTATGCGGAAGATCTGGCCGAAGCCGTGACGCGCATCATCCGGCGTCGCAGGACCGGCCTGTATCATGTCGGAGGCGCGGACTACATGACCCGCTATGACTTCGCCCTGAAAATCGCGACCATGTTCAAACTCGATGCGTCGCTCATTTCCCCGGTGTCGACGAACGAACTGCAGCAAGCCGCCAGGCGACCCGTCCACGGTGGGCTGGTGACGCTGAAGGCGGAAACCGACCTGATGATGAAGATGTCGAGCGTGGAAAGCGGCCTCGCAAGCCTGCGCCACAAGCTCGTCACGAAGCAGCAGCGACCGCCGCTTCCGGAGCGGTGA
- a CDS encoding DoxX family protein, which produces MKSIPLLGRILFVVIFVMSSFGHFSSESIGFAAAQGVPMAGVLVPLSGIMELIGALSILFGYKARWGAWLIVLFLLPVTFTMHTFWKVQDPMMARMDMVMFMKNLSMVGAALIIAYFGTGPLSLDRRGGLAGQADLNRSEPSGA; this is translated from the coding sequence ATGAAAAGTATTCCTCTCCTCGGCCGTATCCTGTTCGTCGTCATTTTCGTGATGTCGTCATTCGGCCACTTCAGCAGCGAAAGCATCGGCTTCGCCGCAGCACAGGGCGTCCCGATGGCCGGCGTACTGGTGCCGCTGTCGGGCATCATGGAGCTCATCGGTGCGTTGAGTATCCTGTTCGGCTACAAGGCCCGGTGGGGTGCCTGGCTCATCGTGCTGTTCCTGCTTCCCGTCACCTTCACCATGCATACGTTCTGGAAGGTCCAGGATCCGATGATGGCACGGATGGACATGGTGATGTTCATGAAGAACCTCTCCATGGTCGGTGCGGCCCTCATCATTGCGTACTTCGGTACCGGTCCATTGAGCCTCGACCGTCGCGGTGGCCTTGCCGGTCAGGCCGACCTGAACCGGAGTGAACCGTCCGGAGCATGA
- a CDS encoding glyoxalase: MTIVTLGVTDLELSTTFYRMVFGIHPNSDFDGIAFFELPGVWLALYPLDKLAEDIDPGLAFDRTGGFRGMTLAYNARSKDEVLAIFDHVAQAGATIAKPPQDTFWGGFSGYFADPDGFHWEVAWGPMFDHAPDGSLRFRSA, translated from the coding sequence ATGACGATCGTGACACTCGGCGTGACCGATCTCGAACTCTCCACGACATTCTACCGGATGGTCTTCGGAATCCATCCCAACAGCGACTTCGACGGAATCGCATTCTTCGAACTGCCTGGAGTATGGCTGGCGCTCTATCCCCTCGACAAGCTCGCCGAGGACATCGATCCCGGCCTTGCCTTCGATCGTACCGGCGGGTTCAGAGGCATGACCCTCGCCTACAACGCCCGCTCGAAGGACGAAGTACTTGCCATCTTCGATCACGTCGCACAGGCAGGTGCCACCATCGCCAAACCTCCCCAGGATACGTTCTGGGGAGGCTTCAGCGGGTACTTCGCCGATCCCGACGGATTCCACTGGGAAGTGGCGTGGGGACCGATGTTCGATCATGCTCCGGACGGTTCACTCCGGTTCAGGTCGGCCTGA
- a CDS encoding peroxidase — translation MATIRLGDTAPDFNAESSEGPIRFHEWLGDTWGVLFSHPADFTPVCTTELGTVARYRSEFDKRNVKVVALSVDPLDSHASWIKDINETQHTTVNFPIIADEDRHVSELYDMIHPNASEKATVRSVFIIGPDKKVKLMITYPASTGRNFDELLRVIDSLQLTAYYKVATPANWKNGDDCVIVPAVTNEQAMEQFPKGFTEVKPYLRMTPQPNL, via the coding sequence ATGGCAACGATCAGACTGGGCGACACCGCCCCGGACTTCAATGCGGAATCCTCCGAAGGACCGATACGTTTCCATGAATGGCTCGGCGATACATGGGGCGTACTCTTCTCCCATCCCGCGGACTTCACTCCGGTATGCACGACCGAACTCGGTACGGTAGCCAGGTACAGGAGTGAGTTCGACAAGCGTAACGTCAAGGTTGTCGCCCTCAGCGTCGACCCCCTCGACTCCCACGCATCGTGGATCAAGGATATCAACGAGACACAGCACACGACGGTGAACTTCCCCATCATCGCGGATGAGGATCGCCATGTCTCCGAGCTGTACGATATGATCCATCCCAATGCGAGCGAGAAGGCAACGGTACGCTCGGTCTTCATCATCGGTCCGGACAAGAAGGTGAAGCTCATGATCACCTATCCTGCATCGACGGGGCGCAACTTCGACGAGCTGCTGCGTGTGATCGACTCGCTCCAGCTCACGGCCTACTACAAGGTGGCCACGCCGGCGAACTGGAAGAACGGCGACGACTGCGTCATCGTTCCCGCCGTAACGAACGAGCAGGCCATGGAGCAGTTCCCCAAGGGCTTCACCGAAGTAAAGCCCTATCTCCGCATGACTCCGCAGCCGAACCTTTGA
- a CDS encoding DNA-3-methyladenine glycosylase produces MNDDRIRCGWCTGFDDYVVYHDNEWGVPVHDDNVHFEFLILEGAQAGLSWSTILRKREGYRKAFAGFDPVKVARFTDDRLEKILLDPGIVRNRLKVYGARNNAKRFLDVQKEFGTFDAYIWGFVGNVPIVNSWASLREVPATTKESDALSKDLRKRGFTFVGSTVIYAHMQACGLVNDHVKDCWRYAATSRMK; encoded by the coding sequence ATGAACGACGATCGCATCCGCTGCGGATGGTGTACGGGATTCGACGACTATGTTGTCTATCACGACAACGAATGGGGCGTTCCGGTACACGATGACAATGTCCATTTCGAATTCCTGATCCTGGAGGGAGCACAGGCCGGTTTGAGCTGGTCTACCATCCTCAGGAAACGGGAAGGCTATCGCAAGGCTTTCGCCGGATTCGATCCGGTGAAAGTGGCGCGGTTCACCGATGACAGGCTTGAGAAGATCCTCCTCGACCCCGGTATCGTGCGCAATCGTCTCAAGGTCTATGGAGCGCGGAACAATGCGAAGCGATTCCTCGACGTGCAGAAGGAATTCGGGACCTTCGACGCCTACATCTGGGGCTTCGTCGGAAATGTACCCATCGTCAACTCCTGGGCCTCGCTCCGCGAAGTACCCGCTACCACGAAGGAATCCGATGCCCTGAGCAAGGATCTCAGGAAACGTGGCTTCACATTCGTCGGGAGTACCGTCATCTATGCCCACATGCAAGCTTGTGGTCTGGTGAATGACCATGTCAAGGATTGCTGGAGATATGCCGCCACCAGCAGAATGAAATAG
- a CDS encoding OsmC family peroxiredoxin: protein MKRTATAHWNGTIKEGKGDITTQSGVLKATPYAFNTRFDNGVGTNPEELIGAAHAGCFTMALSAALTQAGITPGNLETTAEVELDVPSLTITNIVLNLKADQIAGVASDKFMAIAAGAKENCPVSKVLAGATIMLNVEYR, encoded by the coding sequence ATGAAACGCACAGCCACAGCCCACTGGAACGGAACGATCAAGGAGGGGAAGGGCGACATTACCACACAGAGTGGAGTTCTGAAGGCGACGCCCTATGCCTTCAATACGCGGTTCGACAACGGAGTCGGCACCAATCCGGAAGAACTGATCGGGGCCGCCCATGCAGGCTGCTTCACCATGGCTCTGAGCGCAGCGCTCACGCAGGCCGGTATCACACCAGGCAATCTCGAAACGACCGCCGAGGTGGAACTCGATGTGCCGTCGCTGACGATTACGAACATCGTACTGAATCTGAAGGCGGATCAGATCGCTGGCGTGGCCAGCGACAAATTCATGGCCATCGCGGCAGGTGCGAAAGAAAACTGCCCAGTGTCGAAGGTCCTTGCCGGGGCGACGATCATGCTCAACGTCGAGTATCGATAG
- a CDS encoding ATPase yields MASKNETTLVVEPGKQEILVTREFDAPRELVFRAYTDPALLVQWLGPRFLTMRLEKFEPHSGGSYRYVQTDPAGNEYGFHGVIHEVEKPERIIQTFEFEGLPEKGHVVLQTARFEALPNDRTRITTQLLFQSVADRDGMVQSGMETGMEDSHQRLDDILEQGK; encoded by the coding sequence ATGGCAAGCAAGAACGAGACGACACTCGTCGTCGAACCCGGCAAACAGGAAATCCTGGTCACCAGAGAATTCGATGCACCGCGCGAGCTGGTCTTCCGCGCCTATACCGATCCGGCGTTGCTGGTACAATGGCTCGGTCCGCGTTTCCTCACCATGCGCCTAGAGAAGTTCGAACCTCATAGCGGTGGATCGTATCGCTACGTGCAGACGGATCCGGCCGGCAACGAATACGGATTCCACGGCGTCATTCACGAAGTCGAGAAGCCGGAGCGCATCATCCAGACCTTCGAATTCGAGGGCCTGCCCGAGAAAGGCCACGTCGTTCTGCAGACCGCACGTTTCGAGGCTCTCCCGAATGACAGGACTAGGATCACGACGCAGTTGCTCTTCCAGTCCGTGGCCGATCGTGACGGCATGGTGCAGTCCGGTATGGAAACGGGTATGGAGGACTCCCATCAGCGGCTGGACGATATCCTCGAGCAAGGCAAGTAG